One segment of Curtobacterium sp. MR_MD2014 DNA contains the following:
- the uxaC gene encoding glucuronate isomerase: MPSTSTTTPLAPHPDRLFPADPGTRSVARTVYEAVRDAPIISPHGHVDAALIADDQPFPDPAALLVTPDHYVLRLLHANGVGLQELGRRDLTGTHPDPDGREVWRRLAEHWDDFAGTPVRYWFETELHDVFGLTEQPSAANADAQYDRIAAALATPALRPRALFDSFGIEVLATTDGPADDLAAHARLAADPSFTGRVLPTFRADAVFDPSRPDWRHVVASIGEASGIDTGTHDGLLAALRDRRRYFIEHGATATDTGVLDAGSAPLSATERSRIHAAAMQGPSGVTAAEAVAYRHDMLYRWAEMSVDDGLVMQLHPGVLRNHHTPTLERFGPDTGHDLPAVGAFTEPLRPLLEAFGTAPGFHLVLFTVDETVFSREIGPLAGFYPAVYAGAPWWFIDTPAAIGRYRAAVTDSAGFTKTSGFIDDTRAYCSIPARHDMARRADAAYLASLVVSHQLSEEDAVRTARRIVSDIPRATFKL, encoded by the coding sequence GACGCCCCGATCATCTCCCCGCACGGGCACGTCGACGCGGCGCTCATCGCGGACGACCAGCCGTTCCCGGACCCCGCTGCGCTGCTGGTCACGCCCGACCACTACGTCCTGCGCCTGCTGCACGCGAACGGGGTCGGGTTGCAGGAACTGGGTCGCCGCGACCTGACGGGCACGCACCCGGACCCCGACGGCCGGGAGGTCTGGCGCCGGCTCGCCGAGCACTGGGACGACTTCGCCGGCACGCCGGTCCGCTACTGGTTCGAGACCGAGCTGCACGACGTCTTCGGTCTGACCGAGCAGCCGTCGGCCGCGAACGCGGACGCGCAGTACGACCGCATCGCAGCCGCGCTCGCGACGCCGGCGCTCCGACCCCGCGCGCTGTTCGACTCCTTCGGGATCGAGGTGCTCGCGACCACCGACGGCCCCGCGGACGACCTCGCAGCGCACGCACGGCTCGCCGCCGACCCCTCCTTCACCGGTCGGGTGCTCCCCACCTTCCGCGCGGATGCCGTGTTCGACCCGTCACGCCCGGACTGGAGGCACGTGGTCGCGTCGATCGGCGAGGCGTCCGGCATCGACACGGGCACCCACGACGGGCTGCTGGCGGCCCTCCGGGACCGGCGCCGGTACTTCATCGAGCACGGCGCGACCGCCACCGACACCGGCGTGCTCGACGCGGGATCCGCGCCGCTGTCCGCGACCGAGCGCTCGCGCATCCACGCGGCGGCGATGCAGGGCCCGTCGGGCGTCACCGCGGCCGAGGCGGTCGCCTACCGCCACGACATGCTCTACCGGTGGGCGGAGATGAGCGTCGACGACGGCCTCGTCATGCAGCTGCACCCGGGCGTGCTCCGGAACCACCACACGCCGACCCTCGAGCGGTTCGGCCCGGACACGGGCCACGACCTGCCGGCCGTCGGCGCGTTCACGGAGCCGCTCCGGCCGCTGCTCGAGGCCTTCGGGACCGCACCCGGCTTCCACCTCGTGCTGTTCACCGTGGACGAGACCGTCTTCTCGCGCGAGATCGGCCCCCTGGCCGGCTTCTACCCCGCCGTGTACGCGGGCGCCCCGTGGTGGTTCATCGACACCCCGGCGGCGATCGGCCGCTACCGGGCGGCGGTGACGGACTCCGCCGGGTTCACGAAGACCTCCGGGTTCATCGACGACACCCGGGCGTACTGCTCGATCCCGGCACGGCACGACATGGCACGACGGGCCGATGCGGCGTACCTGGCGTCGCTCGTGGTGTCGCACCAGCTCTCCGAGGAGGACGCGGTGCGGACGGCACGGAGGATCGTGTCGGACATCCCACGGGCGACGTTCAAGCTCTGA